A genomic segment from Ptychodera flava strain L36383 chromosome 19, AS_Pfla_20210202, whole genome shotgun sequence encodes:
- the LOC139119232 gene encoding PCI domain-containing protein 2-like, with the protein MAHITLNQYLQQVEECLNQKDGESAARLLSFRHPHIANPRLKLEHPEPKCEEWFNQPYDEMVAAHLKGIWYVSNHDFVEAYACQKIALQAFLRGFQSSKDENWGLSLMFSLVVDLRLIANSADSQLAKKGRGRPGETLEKAAEILMNCFRVCASDTRAAVEDSKKWGMLYLINQLFKIYFKINKLHLCKPLIRAIDSSNLKDQFPISQRVTYKYYVGRKAMFDSDFKGAEEYLSFAFNHCHRSSRKNKRMILIYLLPVKMLLGQMPVASLLQKYDLLQFADVANAVKKGNLLLFNESLDKHEAFFIKCGVYLILEKLKIITYRSLFKKVSIIMKTHQLPVSAFEVALKYMQMDDIDSDEVQCIIANLIYTGYIRGYISHQHKKLVISKQNAFPPPQTIGVSS; encoded by the exons ATGGCGCACATTACACTAAACCAGTATCTTCAGCAG GTTGAAGAATGTTTGAATCAAAAAGATGGAGAATCAGCAGCG AGACTATTGTCATTCCGTCATCCCCACATCGCTAATCCCAGATTGAAGTTGGAACACCCAGAACCCAAATGTGAGGAATGGTTTAACCAACCCTATGATGAAATGGTAGCTGCCCATCTTAA GGGCATTTGGTATGTTTCAAACCATGATTTTGTGGAAGCTTATGCCTGTCAGAAAATTGCTTTACA AGCTTTTCTTCGTGGATTTCAAAGCAGTAAAGATGAAAATTG GGGTCTGTCTCTGATGTTTTCTCTTGTTGTTGATCTGAGACTCATTGCAAACAGT GCAGATTCACAGTTAGCCAAGAAGGGAAGGGGGAGACCAGGAGAAACTTTGGAAAAAGCAGCAGAGATATTAATGAACTGTTTCAGAGTATGTGCCAGTGATAC gAGAGCAGCGGTAGAAGACTCCAAGAAATGGGGAatgttgtacctcattaatcaacttttcaaaatatacttCAAG ATCAACAAACTACATTTGTGTAAGCCTCTTATCCGAGCCATAGACAGTTCAAATCTGAAGGACCAGTTCCCAATCTCACAGAGAGTGACGTACAAGTACTATGTCGGTAGAAAAGCTATGTTTGATAGTGACTTCAAAGGAG ctGAAGAGTACCTTTCATTTGCTTTCAATCACTGTCACAGATCAAGTAGAAAAAACAAGAGGATGATTCTCATTTATCTGCTTCCTGTCAAAATGCTACTG GGTCAGATGCCAGTAGCCTCACTTCTACAGAAGTATGATCTGCTACAGTTCGCAGATGTTGCCAACGCAGTCAAGAAAGGCAATTTGTTATTATTCAACGAATCGTTGGACAAACATGAAGCATTCTTTATAAAGTGTGGTGTTTACCTCATCCTTGAGAAACTTAAGATTATAACCTACAGAAGTCTGTTCAAGAAAGT CTCAATAATCATGAAAACCCATCAACTGCCAGTCAGTGCCTTTGAAGTAGCGCTGAAATACATGCAAATGGATGACATAGATTCTGATGAAGTCCAGTGTATTATAGCAAATTTGATCTACACA GGATACATCCGTGGTTATATATCCCACCAGCACAAGAAGTTGGTTATCAGTAAACAGAATGCATTCCCACCACCACAGACAATCGGTGTCAGCTCATGA